A single window of Micrococcaceae bacterium Sec5.1 DNA harbors:
- a CDS encoding TetR/AcrR family transcriptional regulator, whose protein sequence is MSTSKARGQYAKGAERREQIIQTATDVFATEGFEGTALKRVAELVGVKEATLFHYFKGKQELLTAVLAERDRRAMAVAGQEEVGLSLMPPIAERNQHEPGLTTLYAVASATANDPGHDSHGYFKERYENVVQGISEDIARRQQTGEVRGDVDAAMLSRLVVAAFDGLQLQWLYDKDVDMAEGLRQLIDVLLAPTHPSSSQQSAL, encoded by the coding sequence ATGTCTACTTCCAAGGCCCGCGGTCAATATGCGAAGGGTGCGGAACGCCGCGAACAAATCATCCAGACGGCTACCGACGTCTTTGCGACCGAAGGATTCGAAGGGACTGCGCTCAAGCGCGTCGCGGAACTCGTTGGGGTCAAGGAAGCCACCCTTTTCCACTACTTCAAGGGCAAGCAGGAACTCCTCACCGCAGTCCTGGCAGAGCGCGACCGACGGGCCATGGCTGTGGCAGGCCAGGAGGAGGTGGGCCTTAGCCTCATGCCGCCGATCGCCGAGCGGAACCAGCATGAGCCGGGGCTGACTACGCTGTACGCCGTCGCATCCGCCACAGCCAATGATCCCGGCCATGACTCCCACGGATACTTCAAAGAGCGGTACGAAAACGTGGTGCAGGGAATCAGCGAGGACATCGCCCGACGCCAGCAGACCGGTGAAGTCCGGGGCGACGTCGACGCGGCCATGCTGTCCAGATTGGTTGTCGCGGCGTTCGATGGCCTGCAGTTGCAGTGGCTCTATGACAAAGACGTGGACATGGCGGAGGGACTAAGGCAGCTCATCGACGTCCTGCTGGCTCCGACTCACCCAAGTAGCTCGCAGCAGAGCGCGTTATGA
- a CDS encoding aspartate kinase: protein MTMPTTEVKIEELSDGAAITKQLIVQKFGGSSVADADGIKRVAQRVVDAQKAGNEVVVVVSAMGDTTDELLDLAGQVTDSAPAREMDMLLSAGERISMALLAMAINKFGASAQSFTGSQAGMITDGIHGKARIIDVDPHRIRTALDKGHIAIVAGFQGMSRSTNEITTLGRGGSDTTAVALAAALEADVCEIYTDVDGIYTADPRVVSSAQKIDRISSEEMLELAASGAKILHLRCVEYARRFGVPLHVRSSFSQHEGTWVIPSADEKFTIQEGVALEQPIISGVAHDRSEAKVTVVGVPDIPGKAAAIFQVIADAHSNIDMIVQNVSTHGTGRTDISFTLPIVEGADALAALRAAEGQIGFESIEYNEHVGKLSLIGAGMRSHPGVSATFFKALSDAGINIDMISTSEIRISVVTSADALDDAVRAIHAAFELDGDAEATVYGGTGR, encoded by the coding sequence ATGACTATGCCCACTACCGAAGTGAAGATCGAAGAGCTCTCCGACGGAGCTGCCATTACCAAGCAGCTGATCGTTCAGAAGTTCGGCGGTTCCTCGGTTGCCGATGCTGATGGCATCAAGCGGGTCGCTCAGCGTGTTGTGGATGCGCAGAAGGCCGGCAACGAGGTTGTGGTTGTTGTTTCCGCCATGGGAGACACCACCGACGAACTCCTGGACCTCGCAGGACAGGTGACGGACTCCGCTCCTGCCCGCGAAATGGACATGCTCCTTTCCGCAGGAGAGCGAATTTCCATGGCACTGCTTGCTATGGCCATCAACAAGTTTGGCGCCTCGGCACAGTCCTTCACGGGCTCCCAGGCAGGCATGATTACCGACGGCATCCACGGCAAGGCCCGGATTATCGACGTCGACCCCCACCGCATCCGCACCGCCCTGGACAAGGGACACATTGCGATCGTGGCGGGCTTCCAGGGCATGAGCCGCAGCACCAACGAGATCACCACGCTGGGGCGTGGCGGCTCGGACACTACGGCCGTTGCTTTGGCTGCAGCGCTCGAAGCCGACGTTTGCGAAATCTACACCGACGTGGACGGCATCTACACCGCCGACCCCCGCGTTGTGTCCTCCGCCCAGAAGATCGACCGCATCTCCAGCGAAGAAATGCTGGAACTCGCTGCTTCCGGCGCCAAGATTCTGCACCTGCGGTGCGTGGAATATGCCCGCCGTTTCGGCGTGCCGCTGCACGTCCGTTCCTCATTCAGCCAGCACGAAGGCACGTGGGTCATCCCGAGCGCCGATGAAAAGTTCACGATTCAAGAGGGAGTTGCCTTGGAGCAGCCAATCATCTCAGGCGTTGCACACGACCGGTCCGAAGCCAAGGTCACCGTTGTAGGCGTACCGGACATCCCCGGCAAGGCCGCCGCGATCTTCCAGGTAATCGCGGACGCGCACTCGAACATCGACATGATCGTGCAGAACGTGTCCACCCACGGCACGGGCCGCACGGACATCTCGTTCACCCTCCCAATCGTTGAAGGCGCCGATGCTTTGGCAGCCCTGCGGGCAGCTGAAGGCCAGATCGGCTTCGAGAGCATCGAATACAACGAGCACGTTGGCAAGCTGTCCCTGATCGGCGCTGGGATGCGTTCACACCCCGGCGTTTCGGCAACGTTCTTCAAGGCCCTCTCCGATGCCGGCATCAACATCGACATGATCTCCACGTCGGAAATCCGCATCTCCGTGGTTACCAGCGCGGACGCCCTGGATGACGCCGTCCGCGCCATCCACGCCGCGTTCGAGCTCGACGGCGACGCTGAAGCTACCGTTTATGGCGGCACCGGCCGCTAG
- the recR gene encoding recombination mediator RecR, with translation MYEGAVQELIDELGRLPGVGPKSAQRLAFHILEADPEDMKRLVTAITTVKERVKFCTVCGNVTEQEMCNICRDPRRDPSVICVVEESKDVLAVERTRSFRGRYHVLGGAINPIAGIGPEQLRIRELLTRLNDGAIQEIIIATDPNLEGEATATYLARMLKSIGITVTRLASGLPVGGDLEYADEVTLGRAFEGRRNALT, from the coding sequence TTGTACGAAGGTGCAGTTCAAGAGCTGATTGACGAGCTCGGCCGGCTTCCCGGTGTGGGCCCGAAATCGGCACAGCGCCTGGCGTTCCACATCCTTGAGGCCGATCCCGAGGACATGAAACGGCTCGTTACGGCCATCACCACGGTGAAGGAACGGGTCAAGTTCTGCACTGTGTGCGGCAACGTCACCGAGCAGGAAATGTGCAACATTTGTCGCGACCCGAGGCGGGATCCGTCGGTCATTTGCGTGGTTGAGGAATCCAAGGACGTTCTTGCTGTCGAGCGCACGCGATCATTCCGCGGCCGGTATCACGTGCTGGGTGGAGCCATCAATCCGATCGCCGGCATTGGCCCGGAGCAGTTGCGGATCCGCGAACTCCTCACACGCCTCAACGATGGCGCCATCCAGGAAATCATCATCGCTACTGATCCAAACCTTGAGGGCGAGGCCACGGCTACCTATTTGGCCCGCATGCTCAAATCGATCGGGATCACGGTCACGCGGTTGGCTTCCGGCCTGCCAGTGGGCGGGGACCTTGAGTACGCCGATGAAGTCACGCTTGGCCGGGCGTTTGAGGGCCGCCGGAATGCGCTGACATAA
- a CDS encoding DNA polymerase III subunit gamma and tau, translating into MTVTTALYRRYRPDSFADVIGQEHVTEPLMTALRKNRVNHAYLFSGPRGCGKTTSARILARCLNCAEGPTDTPCGKCPSCIELARGGSGSLDVIEIDAASHGGVDDARDLRERATFAPVRDRYKIFIIDEAHMVTSAGFNALLKIVEEPPEHIKFIFATTEPDKVIGTIRSRTHHYPFRLVPPEPLMKYLELLCHQENVPVAPGVLSLVIRAGGGSVRDTLSVLDQLMAGAGPNGLDYELAVALLGYTHASLLDDVVDAVAAADSATVFRAVDRVIQTGHDPRRFVEDLLERFRDLIIVQAMPESAQAILRGVPEDQIARMRNQATNLGAAELSRAADVTNTALTEMTGATSPRLHLELLCARILLPSSEETERGIAARIDRVERRLNYAGDAGIPAAASGTPSAAASSPAVVPVAQSAPAQAPAAAVSVPPTATPASAPVQSPAPAPVQAPVAVPDTSSTPVSREQLSAPRVSTNDWPVDESTAAQRPVQNAPSPKQPAATAPPAAPQPAPQTAPASQTAPASQPAPASRPAPAAGGDVEALRRAWPEVLQTLTKIKRSTWALVEPNAQVAQFDGQVLTLAFTTAGLAGAFGRADHAENLRQAIHKTIGIDCQIVAVAGGNSSASSEPNPKAPTSRDLPASPGTTAPSTSPSASLSAAPAPSTAPAVPVPDVPVPAAPAPAPTPVSSVDSAWGLAPAGPQAAPPVPAGPEAVPANAHAPAQQEPTTPAPAASASATDAPHREAMVPSAAPEPAQWTTPEPAQQAAPALAYPETPAPAAQAPATAETRAPAAALEPTGDYSYPDEDWGPPLDEDAPPLDEEPPMDWEPSPAFSGPNTTQAQAFSERPAQSTSSEQIPDHQTPAEHTPASPVTTAVKTSEATASHDPWSRAVEQAPGTWVVGTDSNVGAKPQAPVEADTGVSSNPDYEPAAAQAPDWQAPTDRQAPAAQATAAQAPANTADAATPTYGHLTKAEQNGSSGWDVAPASSWPGTIPAQATQAPAAWPITATETQHASGSVATLEEGAPSSGPSGRQSLYQRLTNSPEAQAGRVQAPVRTQARSEPAPEDIPSPEDETIEESRVFGRAAVERILGGKLIEERALDGSPLQPR; encoded by the coding sequence GTGACTGTTACAACTGCCCTGTATCGAAGGTATCGCCCGGACTCTTTCGCGGACGTTATCGGGCAGGAACACGTCACCGAGCCCCTGATGACGGCCCTGCGGAAGAACCGCGTGAACCACGCGTACCTCTTCTCCGGCCCCCGCGGCTGCGGCAAGACCACCTCCGCGCGCATTCTGGCCCGTTGCCTTAACTGCGCCGAGGGACCCACCGACACCCCCTGCGGCAAATGCCCCAGCTGCATCGAACTCGCGCGCGGCGGCTCAGGGTCCCTGGACGTCATCGAGATTGACGCCGCCAGCCACGGCGGCGTCGACGACGCCCGCGATCTCCGCGAGCGCGCAACCTTCGCCCCGGTGCGGGACCGCTACAAGATCTTCATTATCGACGAAGCGCACATGGTCACGTCGGCTGGCTTCAACGCGCTCCTGAAGATCGTCGAAGAGCCGCCGGAACACATCAAGTTCATCTTTGCCACCACGGAGCCGGACAAAGTCATCGGCACCATCCGCTCGCGTACCCACCACTACCCATTCCGCTTGGTGCCGCCCGAGCCGCTCATGAAGTACCTTGAGCTGCTCTGCCACCAGGAGAACGTCCCCGTAGCTCCGGGCGTGCTTTCGCTCGTTATCCGCGCCGGTGGCGGTTCCGTCCGCGATACCTTGTCCGTGCTGGATCAGCTCATGGCAGGCGCGGGACCCAACGGCCTGGACTACGAGCTCGCCGTCGCGCTTCTCGGCTACACGCACGCTTCCTTGCTGGACGACGTCGTGGACGCCGTCGCAGCAGCCGATTCCGCAACTGTCTTCCGCGCCGTTGACCGCGTTATCCAGACCGGGCACGATCCCCGGCGCTTCGTGGAAGACCTCCTGGAGCGCTTCCGGGACCTCATCATCGTCCAGGCAATGCCTGAGAGCGCACAGGCGATCCTCCGTGGCGTGCCCGAGGACCAGATTGCCCGGATGCGCAACCAGGCCACGAACCTGGGCGCTGCGGAGCTTTCCCGCGCCGCGGACGTCACCAACACGGCGCTCACGGAAATGACCGGAGCCACCTCCCCGCGCCTGCACTTGGAACTTCTGTGCGCGCGGATCCTGCTGCCCAGCTCCGAGGAAACAGAACGGGGCATTGCGGCCCGGATCGACCGCGTGGAGCGTCGACTGAATTACGCGGGCGACGCCGGGATCCCGGCTGCCGCTTCCGGCACGCCTTCCGCCGCGGCTTCTTCACCCGCGGTTGTACCCGTTGCCCAGTCTGCCCCCGCGCAAGCGCCGGCGGCAGCAGTATCGGTCCCACCGACGGCGACTCCGGCATCTGCACCAGTTCAGTCACCAGCACCGGCACCAGTTCAGGCGCCTGTAGCCGTGCCGGACACGTCGTCAACGCCCGTGTCGCGGGAGCAACTCTCCGCTCCTCGCGTCTCGACCAACGACTGGCCCGTGGACGAGTCGACGGCTGCACAGCGTCCTGTCCAGAATGCTCCCTCGCCGAAGCAACCCGCTGCGACGGCCCCTCCCGCCGCGCCACAACCAGCTCCGCAGACTGCACCCGCCTCGCAGACCGCACCAGCTTCGCAGCCAGCCCCGGCGTCCCGGCCAGCGCCAGCCGCTGGTGGAGACGTCGAAGCCCTCCGTCGCGCCTGGCCCGAAGTCCTGCAGACGCTGACCAAGATCAAGCGCAGCACCTGGGCCTTGGTCGAACCGAATGCCCAGGTGGCACAGTTCGACGGCCAGGTGCTGACACTCGCCTTCACCACGGCCGGGCTCGCCGGTGCCTTTGGGCGCGCGGATCACGCCGAGAACCTTCGCCAGGCAATCCACAAGACCATCGGCATCGACTGCCAGATCGTCGCAGTGGCCGGCGGCAACAGCTCAGCGAGCTCTGAGCCAAACCCAAAAGCACCTACTAGCCGGGATCTTCCGGCGTCACCTGGCACCACAGCACCGTCGACATCACCATCAGCATCACTCTCGGCAGCGCCGGCCCCAAGCACAGCGCCAGCTGTCCCGGTGCCGGACGTGCCAGTGCCGGCCGCGCCTGCCCCTGCCCCGACCCCTGTTTCGTCGGTCGACTCTGCCTGGGGCTTGGCACCCGCTGGCCCTCAGGCAGCCCCACCGGTTCCCGCCGGGCCGGAGGCAGTCCCCGCCAATGCGCACGCCCCGGCACAGCAAGAACCCACGACGCCGGCACCCGCCGCTTCTGCTTCGGCAACGGACGCGCCGCATAGGGAAGCCATGGTTCCCAGTGCTGCGCCAGAACCTGCCCAGTGGACGACGCCAGAACCCGCGCAGCAAGCCGCACCAGCACTTGCCTATCCAGAGACGCCAGCACCGGCCGCCCAAGCACCTGCAACTGCAGAGACACGCGCGCCTGCTGCCGCTTTGGAGCCAACTGGAGACTACTCCTACCCCGACGAGGATTGGGGTCCTCCGCTCGACGAAGATGCACCACCGCTGGACGAAGAACCGCCGATGGATTGGGAACCCTCACCCGCTTTTTCCGGTCCGAATACCACCCAGGCACAGGCTTTCTCGGAACGTCCGGCACAGTCCACGTCATCGGAACAAATCCCTGACCACCAAACCCCTGCGGAGCACACCCCCGCATCGCCGGTCACTACAGCTGTCAAAACCTCAGAAGCGACCGCTTCCCACGACCCCTGGTCCCGGGCAGTAGAACAAGCGCCGGGCACGTGGGTGGTCGGGACCGACTCCAACGTGGGTGCCAAACCACAGGCTCCAGTTGAGGCCGACACGGGTGTGTCGAGCAACCCCGACTACGAACCCGCCGCGGCGCAAGCCCCGGACTGGCAGGCCCCAACCGACAGGCAAGCCCCAGCGGCGCAAGCAACGGCGGCGCAAGCCCCAGCGAACACGGCTGACGCAGCAACCCCGACGTATGGCCACCTGACCAAAGCGGAGCAAAACGGCTCGTCGGGCTGGGACGTCGCTCCGGCGTCGAGCTGGCCCGGCACCATACCTGCCCAGGCGACCCAAGCGCCTGCCGCATGGCCCATCACAGCTACGGAAACCCAACACGCCAGTGGCTCCGTTGCGACGCTTGAGGAAGGCGCGCCGTCGAGCGGTCCTTCGGGTCGCCAGAGCCTTTACCAGCGCTTGACCAACAGTCCTGAAGCCCAAGCCGGACGGGTGCAGGCGCCCGTGCGGACCCAGGCCCGGTCGGAGCCGGCACCTGAGGACATCCCCAGCCCGGAGGACGAGACGATCGAGGAATCGAGGGTCTTTGGGCGGGCTGCCGTGGAGCGTATTCTGGGCGGAAAGCTGATCGAAGAGCGCGCCTTGGATGGTTCTCCCCTGCAACCCCGCTGA
- a CDS encoding DUF3800 domain-containing protein produces the protein MATYAFIDESLVGLRSGNDVYVLGAVVLAQCDLEVAREALRSLKSKSAKKLHWRDERVDSRRRLVKEISSLPLTCCVVVRSEPRADSQERQRRLCLERLFHELDHLGVLRAVIESRGKADDGRDMKMLQIMRSARAIGPGIRMEHMAGPNEPLLWAADIVCGAVTQREQNVSEYFDEIASLANLHLL, from the coding sequence ATGGCGACGTACGCGTTCATCGACGAGTCCCTGGTAGGTCTTCGAAGCGGGAATGATGTCTACGTCCTTGGGGCGGTAGTGCTTGCTCAATGTGACTTGGAAGTCGCTCGGGAAGCCCTGCGGTCGTTGAAAAGTAAATCAGCGAAGAAGCTGCATTGGCGCGATGAGCGTGTTGATTCGCGACGCCGGCTGGTCAAGGAAATCTCCAGTCTTCCGCTAACTTGTTGCGTGGTGGTCCGATCAGAGCCCAGGGCGGACAGTCAAGAGCGGCAGCGAAGGCTCTGTTTGGAGCGGCTGTTTCACGAACTGGATCATCTTGGAGTATTGCGCGCCGTTATTGAGTCCCGAGGCAAAGCGGATGACGGGCGGGACATGAAGATGCTCCAGATCATGCGTTCGGCACGTGCAATAGGCCCCGGCATACGGATGGAACATATGGCCGGGCCGAATGAACCACTACTCTGGGCCGCGGACATCGTATGCGGTGCCGTTACGCAGCGGGAGCAGAACGTGAGCGAATATTTTGACGAGATCGCCTCCTTGGCGAACCTCCACCTGCTCTGA
- a CDS encoding LysR substrate-binding domain-containing protein translates to MLDVRRLRLLHELKIRGTLAEVADAMQYSPSSVSQQLTLLEKEAGVELLRKAGRRVQLTPQAEILVAHTAALLETLERAETELAASLSTVTGTVRLAVFQSAALALLPDFLSIMRQEYPEVRVEMTQREPETALYETWARDFDIVVAEQYPGHAAPHHPGLDRATLTSDAIRLATPPVGLGGELVASLADTANMPWVMEPRGAASRHWAEQACRSAGFEPDVRYETADLQAQIRLIESGNAVALMPDLVWTGRTRPVQLLDLPSLPTRTVFTSTRTAGRIHPAILACREVLERVAAAQQVDAGQQADAR, encoded by the coding sequence TTGCTGGACGTCCGCAGGCTGCGTTTGCTGCACGAATTGAAGATCCGCGGAACGCTCGCTGAGGTGGCCGATGCCATGCAGTACAGCCCCTCTTCCGTTTCCCAGCAACTGACCCTGCTGGAGAAGGAAGCAGGCGTCGAACTGCTTCGCAAGGCTGGCCGCCGGGTGCAGCTGACACCTCAAGCCGAGATCCTGGTTGCACACACCGCCGCCCTCCTGGAGACACTGGAACGCGCCGAAACCGAACTGGCCGCGTCGCTGTCCACAGTCACAGGAACGGTCCGGTTGGCAGTGTTCCAGTCGGCCGCACTCGCGCTGCTGCCTGACTTCCTCAGCATCATGCGCCAGGAGTATCCGGAAGTGCGCGTGGAAATGACCCAGCGCGAACCCGAGACGGCCCTTTACGAAACCTGGGCACGTGACTTCGACATCGTAGTGGCCGAGCAATATCCCGGACACGCTGCGCCGCATCACCCGGGGCTGGACCGGGCAACGCTGACCAGTGACGCCATCCGGCTGGCCACTCCCCCGGTAGGACTGGGCGGGGAACTTGTTGCCTCACTGGCCGACACCGCTAACATGCCCTGGGTCATGGAGCCCCGTGGCGCCGCCTCCCGGCACTGGGCTGAGCAGGCCTGCCGATCCGCCGGCTTCGAACCGGACGTCCGTTACGAAACAGCCGACCTTCAGGCGCAGATCCGCCTCATTGAATCCGGAAACGCCGTTGCCCTCATGCCGGACCTCGTCTGGACGGGCCGGACGCGCCCCGTCCAACTGCTGGACCTCCCCAGCCTGCCAACGCGGACCGTCTTCACGTCCACAAGGACGGCCGGGCGGATCCACCCCGCGATTCTTGCGTGCCGGGAAGTACTGGAGCGGGTGGCCGCTGCGCAGCAAGTTGACGCAGGGCAGCAGGCGGATGCGCGGTAG
- a CDS encoding bifunctional proline dehydrogenase/L-glutamate gamma-semialdehyde dehydrogenase has translation MTSTLPVAAAPRTQDSGQFDALAQEAIALVRHWLTEASKIPVDVSAQRLAGVLKDPNGLDFTVGFVDGVIRPEDLSVAGRKLAELAPKVPKFLPWYMRSAVRVGGVMAPILPHVVIPIARRVLREMVGHLIVDATDAKLGPAIAKIRQDGVHLNVNLLGEAVLGEHEAQRRLDGTLKLLAREDVDYVSIKESSTVAPHSPWAFDEAVDHVVEKLTPLYRLAASFPKPKFINLDMEEYKDLSMTIAVFKRILDMPEFKNLEAGIVLQAYLPDALGAMHELQEWAAARRAQGGAPIKVRVVKGANLPMEQVEASLHDWPLATWGSKQDSDTSYKNVINYALTPEHIDAVRIGVAGHNLFDVAFAWLLAKERGVIQGIEFEMLLGMATGQATAVRKDVGSLLLYTPVVHPGEFDVAIAYLIRRLEEGASQENFMSAVFELSENEALFKREQQRFLNSLASMTDEVPGPNRKQDRRLPAEPAPLEGFRNTPDTDPALPANRAWGREILKRIPGSTAGNKIVESTKVSDTAQLDQIIATAVDHGKAWGARPAAERAAILHRAGDVLEARRAELLEVMASETGKTIDQGDPEVSEAIDFAHYYAERAKDLETVDGATFVPANLTVVTPPWNFPVAIPAGSTLAALASGSAVVIKPAKQARRSGSVMVDALWEAGVPREVLALVQLEERELGTQLVSHPSVDRVILTGGYETAELFRSFRQDLPLLAETSGKNAIIVTPSADLDLAAKDVVYSAFGHAGQKCSAASLVILVGSVAKSARFHNQLIDAARSLTVGYPENATSQMGPIIEPASGKLLNALTTLGEGESWAIKPERLDETGRLWSPGVRSGVKRGSYFHLTEFFGPVLGVMTAETLEEAIAIQNEIEYGLTAGLHSLDSAEMGVWLDTIQAGNLYVNRGITGAIVQRQPFGGWKKSAVGAGTKAGGPNYLIGLGSWLPAEAKAKRGTVLQGAAAQVLAAAKSADVTAGELQTLQQSLFSDAAAWESEFGTRKDVSALSAERNVFRYRPIPVTVRLSEGERLAELLRVVAAGAVAGSALKVSSAVVLEDAVVNVFANLGVSVRIEDDAAWLARAAKFDAGRIRLIGGDFAALSAAMGGRPDVAVYHGEVTQAGRIEMLPFLREQAVSITAHRFGTPNHLSDHLI, from the coding sequence ATGACCAGCACCCTCCCGGTTGCCGCCGCCCCGCGCACTCAGGATTCCGGGCAGTTCGATGCACTTGCACAGGAAGCCATCGCGTTGGTCCGCCACTGGCTTACCGAAGCCAGCAAGATTCCCGTGGACGTGTCCGCCCAGCGCCTCGCCGGCGTCTTGAAGGACCCGAATGGCCTTGACTTCACGGTCGGATTCGTCGACGGCGTCATCCGCCCCGAGGATCTGTCGGTCGCCGGCCGCAAGCTCGCCGAGCTGGCCCCAAAGGTGCCCAAGTTCCTGCCGTGGTACATGCGCAGCGCTGTCCGTGTAGGTGGCGTGATGGCTCCGATCCTCCCGCACGTGGTCATTCCGATTGCGCGCCGCGTGCTCCGCGAGATGGTGGGCCACCTGATTGTGGACGCCACGGATGCCAAGCTCGGCCCCGCCATCGCCAAGATCCGCCAGGACGGCGTGCACCTGAACGTGAACCTCCTCGGCGAGGCTGTCCTCGGTGAGCACGAAGCCCAGCGCCGCCTGGATGGCACGCTCAAGCTCCTTGCCCGGGAAGACGTTGACTACGTCTCCATCAAGGAATCCTCCACCGTGGCCCCGCACTCCCCGTGGGCCTTCGACGAAGCCGTCGATCACGTGGTGGAGAAGCTCACCCCGCTGTACCGCCTGGCCGCGTCCTTCCCCAAGCCCAAGTTCATCAACCTGGACATGGAGGAGTACAAGGACCTCAGCATGACCATTGCCGTGTTCAAGCGGATCCTGGACATGCCGGAGTTCAAGAACCTCGAGGCCGGTATCGTGCTCCAGGCGTACCTCCCGGATGCGCTCGGTGCCATGCACGAACTGCAGGAGTGGGCCGCTGCCCGCCGCGCACAGGGCGGTGCACCCATCAAGGTCCGCGTCGTCAAAGGCGCCAACCTGCCCATGGAACAGGTAGAAGCTTCCCTGCACGATTGGCCGCTGGCGACGTGGGGCAGCAAGCAGGACTCGGACACCAGCTACAAGAACGTCATCAACTACGCCCTCACCCCGGAGCACATTGACGCCGTCCGCATTGGCGTCGCGGGACATAACCTGTTCGACGTCGCATTTGCGTGGCTGCTCGCCAAGGAACGTGGCGTGATCCAGGGCATCGAGTTCGAAATGCTCCTCGGCATGGCAACCGGCCAGGCCACGGCTGTCCGCAAGGACGTCGGCAGCCTCCTGCTCTACACACCGGTGGTCCACCCGGGCGAGTTCGACGTCGCCATCGCGTACCTGATCCGCCGCCTCGAAGAAGGTGCCAGCCAGGAAAACTTCATGTCCGCAGTGTTCGAGCTCAGTGAAAACGAAGCTCTCTTCAAGCGTGAGCAGCAGCGCTTCCTGAACTCCCTGGCCAGCATGACAGACGAGGTTCCGGGCCCCAACCGCAAGCAGGACCGCCGCCTGCCAGCCGAACCGGCCCCGTTGGAGGGCTTCCGCAACACTCCGGACACGGACCCGGCACTCCCGGCAAACCGCGCCTGGGGCCGCGAGATCCTCAAGCGCATTCCCGGCTCCACCGCCGGCAACAAGATCGTGGAATCCACCAAGGTCTCCGACACCGCCCAGCTGGACCAGATCATCGCCACCGCCGTGGATCACGGCAAGGCCTGGGGCGCCCGCCCGGCAGCCGAACGCGCCGCAATCCTGCACCGCGCCGGCGACGTCCTTGAAGCCCGCCGCGCAGAACTCCTCGAGGTCATGGCTTCCGAGACCGGCAAGACCATCGACCAAGGCGACCCCGAGGTCAGCGAAGCAATCGACTTCGCGCACTACTACGCCGAGCGCGCCAAGGACCTGGAAACGGTCGACGGCGCCACCTTCGTCCCAGCCAACCTCACCGTCGTGACCCCGCCGTGGAACTTCCCGGTGGCGATCCCCGCAGGCTCGACGCTCGCAGCGCTCGCCTCAGGTTCCGCCGTCGTGATTAAGCCTGCTAAGCAGGCGCGCCGCTCCGGTTCCGTCATGGTGGATGCGCTCTGGGAGGCTGGCGTGCCACGTGAAGTCCTGGCGCTCGTGCAGCTTGAAGAGCGGGAACTCGGCACCCAGCTGGTCTCGCACCCGAGCGTCGACCGCGTCATCCTCACCGGTGGCTACGAAACCGCTGAGCTGTTCCGCTCGTTCCGGCAGGACCTGCCGCTGCTCGCGGAAACGTCGGGCAAGAACGCTATCATCGTCACCCCGAGTGCTGACCTGGATCTGGCCGCGAAGGACGTCGTGTACTCGGCCTTCGGCCACGCAGGCCAGAAGTGCTCGGCTGCATCGCTGGTGATCCTCGTGGGCTCGGTCGCGAAGAGCGCGCGTTTCCATAACCAGCTGATTGACGCAGCCCGCTCGCTGACTGTCGGCTACCCGGAGAACGCCACATCGCAGATGGGGCCGATCATCGAGCCGGCCAGCGGCAAGCTCCTGAACGCCCTGACCACTCTGGGCGAAGGCGAAAGCTGGGCGATCAAGCCTGAGCGCCTGGACGAGACAGGCCGCCTGTGGTCCCCGGGCGTCCGTTCGGGCGTCAAGCGTGGCTCCTACTTCCACCTGACTGAGTTCTTCGGCCCGGTCCTTGGCGTGATGACTGCTGAGACCCTCGAGGAAGCCATCGCCATCCAGAACGAGATCGAGTACGGCCTCACCGCTGGCCTGCACTCCCTGGACTCCGCTGAAATGGGCGTCTGGCTGGACACCATCCAGGCCGGAAACCTGTACGTCAACCGCGGCATCACCGGTGCGATCGTCCAGCGCCAGCCGTTCGGTGGCTGGAAGAAGTCGGCCGTTGGCGCCGGAACCAAGGCTGGCGGACCGAACTACCTCATTGGCCTGGGCAGCTGGCTCCCCGCCGAAGCCAAGGCCAAGCGCGGCACCGTACTTCAGGGCGCTGCCGCCCAGGTGCTTGCAGCTGCCAAGTCCGCTGACGTGACGGCCGGGGAGCTCCAGACCCTCCAGCAGTCACTCTTCAGCGACGCCGCCGCCTGGGAATCCGAATTCGGCACCCGCAAGGACGTCTCGGCGCTCTCGGCAGAGCGCAACGTTTTCCGCTACCGCCCGATCCCGGTCACGGTCCGCCTCTCCGAAGGTGAGCGGCTCGCTGAGCTGCTCCGCGTAGTGGCAGCCGGCGCAGTGGCGGGCTCGGCGCTCAAGGTGAGCTCCGCCGTCGTGCTTGAAGATGCTGTGGTGAATGTGTTCGCGAACCTGGGCGTCAGCGTCCGGATCGAGGACGACGCCGCATGGCTGGCTCGTGCAGCAAAGTTCGACGCCGGCCGGATCCGCCTGATTGGTGGCGACTTTGCCGCGCTGAGCGCAGCCATGGGTGGCCGCCCGGATGTTGCCGTCTACCACGGTGAAGTGACGCAGGCCGGCCGCATCGAGATGCTCCCGTTCCTGCGCGAGCAGGCCGTGTCCATTACGGCGCACCGCTTCGGTACCCCGAACCACCTCTCGGACCACCTGATCTAA